One region of Streptomyces rishiriensis genomic DNA includes:
- a CDS encoding polysaccharide deacetylase family protein has product MVRVTTSDRRFALRAGAGLVAGGAFAAACSPSESPSGAVAPHAPASPGPASRGSASPGPASPTRAAPARPLAAPAPRAFPRQPAQISHGPRGRSRVALTFHGQGEPSVARALLGEAERHGARVTVLAVGSWLDEHPDLARRVLDGGHDLGNHTQRHLDINAMPEVEAAAEIAGCAARLRRLTGSIGTWFRPSRAIRASPLVETLARRAGYPHVLSYDVDSLDFTSPGAAAVARNILGKVRDGSVVSLHFGYADTVAALPAVLDELDRRGLRAVTTTELIG; this is encoded by the coding sequence ATGGTGCGGGTGACCACATCCGACCGTCGTTTCGCGCTGCGGGCGGGCGCCGGGCTCGTCGCCGGGGGTGCGTTCGCGGCCGCGTGCTCGCCCTCCGAGTCCCCTTCCGGCGCCGTCGCCCCGCACGCCCCCGCCTCTCCGGGCCCCGCCTCCCGGGGATCGGCCTCTCCGGGGCCCGCTTCCCCCACCCGTGCCGCTCCCGCCCGTCCCCTGGCCGCTCCCGCGCCGCGTGCCTTTCCCCGGCAGCCCGCTCAGATCAGTCACGGTCCGCGCGGCCGCTCCCGGGTCGCGCTCACCTTCCACGGTCAGGGGGAGCCCTCCGTCGCCCGGGCCCTGCTCGGTGAAGCCGAGCGGCACGGCGCGCGGGTCACCGTGCTGGCCGTCGGGTCCTGGCTGGACGAACATCCCGACCTCGCCCGCCGGGTTCTCGACGGCGGCCACGACCTCGGCAACCACACCCAGCGTCACCTGGACATCAACGCCATGCCCGAGGTTGAGGCGGCGGCCGAGATCGCCGGGTGCGCCGCGCGGCTGCGCAGGCTCACCGGGTCGATCGGCACCTGGTTCCGGCCCTCCCGCGCCATCCGTGCCTCCCCGCTCGTGGAAACGCTGGCCCGCCGTGCCGGCTACCCGCACGTCCTCTCCTACGACGTCGACTCCCTCGACTTCACCTCGCCCGGTGCCGCCGCCGTCGCCCGCAACATCCTCGGCAAGGTCCGGGACGGGTCCGTCGTGAGCCTGCACTTCGGGTACGCGGACACGGTCGCCGCACTCCCCGCCGTACTCGACGAACTCGACCGCCGCGGACTGCGCGCGGTCACCACCACGGAGCTGATCGGCTGA
- a CDS encoding ABC transporter ATP-binding protein, with amino-acid sequence MPRTPATASRNRSAVRSLLRLWPYVRPIRIRLFAAAFVAVVASCTGLVIPLVLKWMVDGPVADRDTAGVWLGALCLLLLGFAEALLFGLRRWMVARPLSHVEAEMRADLYGRLQRLPVAFHDRWPSGQLLSRATADLGLLRMFLAFPLTFLLVNSVTILFGVVIMLLQDWTLGLVILGPAVPVVVMCVYFENRYSVVARRAQDQAGDLTTVVEESVLGIRIIKGFGRHQSQARAFRELSSTLRGTELRKARLLATIWAVIVTLPEVAIGAALVLGSVQVADGELSAGTLVAFLSTALALRWPVDSIGFLLAMSQEAATATERYFEVMDEPPEEPDGRGARTVAADGGLRFDGVTFRYPDASPDSPPTLDGVDLHIRPGESMALVGATGSGKTTLTALVPRLHEVTAGRITLDGEDITAMSREELRSRVAVAFEEPTLFSASVGDNVLMGAADGAGAVELERALGVAQADFAHALPQGVDTQVGEQGLSLSGGQRQRLALARAVVGQPGFLVLDDPLSALDVHTEAAVEAALRQVLADTTALIVAHRPSTVLLADRVALLSDGRVTAVGTHHELLRSNAEYAHLMSGEPSGSPSAEPSGTPSGTRFGEQEADRR; translated from the coding sequence ATGCCCAGGACACCTGCAACCGCTTCCCGAAACCGCTCCGCCGTACGCTCCCTGCTGCGTCTGTGGCCGTACGTCCGTCCCATCCGGATACGGCTGTTCGCGGCCGCCTTCGTCGCCGTGGTCGCCTCCTGTACGGGGCTGGTCATCCCGCTCGTCCTGAAGTGGATGGTGGACGGCCCCGTGGCCGACCGGGACACGGCCGGGGTCTGGCTGGGCGCGCTCTGCCTGCTGCTGCTCGGGTTCGCGGAGGCGCTGCTGTTCGGGTTGCGGCGCTGGATGGTGGCGCGTCCGCTGTCGCACGTCGAGGCGGAGATGCGCGCGGATCTCTACGGGCGGCTCCAGCGGCTGCCGGTGGCCTTCCACGACCGGTGGCCCTCGGGACAGCTGCTGTCCCGGGCGACGGCCGATCTGGGGCTGCTGCGCATGTTCCTCGCCTTCCCGCTGACGTTCCTGCTGGTCAACTCGGTGACGATCCTCTTCGGCGTCGTCATCATGCTGCTCCAGGACTGGACGCTCGGGCTGGTCATCCTCGGGCCGGCCGTCCCCGTCGTCGTGATGTGCGTGTACTTCGAGAACCGGTACTCGGTCGTCGCGCGGCGCGCCCAGGACCAGGCCGGGGACCTGACGACGGTGGTCGAGGAGAGCGTCCTCGGGATCAGGATCATCAAGGGCTTCGGGCGGCACCAGAGCCAGGCGCGGGCCTTCCGGGAGCTGTCGTCGACGCTGCGCGGCACGGAGCTGCGCAAGGCGCGGCTGCTGGCGACGATCTGGGCCGTCATCGTGACGCTCCCGGAGGTGGCGATCGGCGCCGCGCTGGTGCTCGGCTCGGTGCAGGTGGCGGACGGCGAGCTGTCGGCGGGCACCCTGGTCGCCTTCCTGTCCACGGCGCTCGCGCTGCGGTGGCCGGTGGACTCGATCGGCTTCCTGCTGGCGATGAGCCAGGAGGCGGCGACGGCGACCGAGCGCTACTTCGAGGTGATGGACGAGCCGCCCGAGGAGCCCGACGGCCGTGGTGCGCGGACCGTGGCGGCCGACGGCGGTCTGCGGTTCGACGGCGTGACCTTCCGCTATCCCGACGCCTCCCCCGACTCCCCGCCCACCCTCGACGGCGTGGACCTGCACATCCGGCCCGGCGAGTCCATGGCGCTGGTCGGGGCGACCGGCAGCGGGAAGACCACGCTCACGGCGCTCGTCCCCCGGCTGCACGAGGTGACCGCCGGCCGCATCACGCTCGACGGTGAGGACATCACGGCGATGTCCCGCGAGGAGCTGCGCTCACGGGTCGCCGTCGCCTTCGAGGAGCCGACCCTGTTCTCCGCGAGCGTCGGGGACAACGTCCTGATGGGGGCGGCGGACGGTGCGGGCGCCGTGGAGCTGGAACGGGCGCTGGGTGTGGCACAGGCGGACTTCGCGCACGCGCTGCCGCAGGGTGTCGACACGCAGGTCGGCGAGCAGGGCCTCAGCCTCTCCGGCGGCCAGCGGCAGCGTCTCGCGCTGGCCAGAGCCGTCGTCGGGCAGCCCGGGTTCCTCGTCCTGGACGACCCGCTGTCCGCGCTGGACGTGCACACCGAGGCCGCCGTGGAGGCCGCGCTGCGGCAGGTCCTCGCCGACACCACCGCGCTGATCGTGGCGCACCGGCCGTCCACCGTGCTCCTCGCCGACCGTGTCGCCCTGCTGTCCGACGGGCGTGTCACCGCCGTGGGCACCCATCACGAACTGCTGCGCAGCAATGCCGAGTACGCCCACCTCATGTCCGGAGAGCCGTCCGGATCACCGTCCGCAGAGCCTTCCGGGACACCGTCCGGAACCCGCTTCGGGGAACAGGAGGCCGACCGCCGATGA
- a CDS encoding L,D-transpeptidase, which produces MNVRPISGASVGGRRGRDKRLALILGGLLLAVTACGGGEDTGSDAKGAGSDKGASAAAESKQSEAVVTIAPKTGAKDVDTSGALKVTAAKGKLTEVVVKDDKGTAVTGAISADGAGWTPATHLAGSTKYQVHAVAKDSEGRTAAEDSSFTTLSPQNTFTGNFTPEDGSTVGVGMPFSVRFTRGITHPDDVEKAITVTTVPAVDVQGHWFGNDRLDFRPEKYWKAGTKVTVKLNLDGVEGRKGVYGKQAKTVSFTIGRDQVSVVDAKKHTMKVTQEGKVVKTIPVTTGKAGYATWNGQMVMSEKFTVTRMNGDTVGYDGEYDIKDVPHAIRLTDSGTFVHGNYWGGDAFGNYNASHGCIGLRDVRGGYDSSVAAAWFFNHSMVGDVVVVKNSTDPTVDPANGLNGWNIPWAEWSK; this is translated from the coding sequence TTGAACGTGCGACCGATATCGGGGGCGTCGGTTGGGGGACGTCGTGGCCGCGACAAGCGGTTGGCGCTGATCCTCGGCGGGCTGCTGCTGGCCGTCACGGCCTGCGGCGGGGGCGAGGACACCGGGTCCGACGCGAAGGGCGCGGGCTCCGACAAGGGTGCTTCGGCCGCCGCCGAGAGCAAGCAGTCGGAGGCGGTCGTGACCATCGCCCCGAAGACCGGCGCCAAGGACGTCGACACCAGCGGCGCCCTGAAGGTGACGGCCGCCAAGGGCAAACTGACCGAGGTCGTCGTCAAGGACGACAAGGGCACGGCGGTCACCGGCGCGATCTCCGCGGACGGCGCCGGCTGGACGCCGGCGACGCACCTCGCCGGGTCCACCAAGTACCAGGTGCACGCGGTCGCGAAGGACTCCGAGGGCCGCACGGCCGCCGAGGACTCGTCCTTCACCACGCTGAGCCCGCAGAACACCTTCACCGGCAACTTCACGCCCGAGGACGGTTCCACGGTCGGCGTCGGCATGCCGTTCTCGGTGCGCTTCACCCGGGGCATCACCCATCCCGACGACGTCGAGAAGGCCATCACCGTCACGACCGTGCCGGCCGTCGACGTGCAGGGCCACTGGTTCGGCAACGACCGTCTCGACTTCCGCCCGGAGAAGTACTGGAAGGCCGGCACCAAGGTCACCGTGAAGCTGAACCTCGACGGCGTCGAGGGCCGCAAGGGCGTCTACGGCAAGCAGGCCAAGACCGTCTCCTTCACCATCGGCCGCGACCAGGTGTCCGTCGTGGACGCCAAGAAGCACACGATGAAGGTCACGCAGGAGGGCAAGGTCGTCAAGACCATTCCGGTCACCACCGGAAAGGCCGGCTACGCGACCTGGAACGGCCAGATGGTCATGAGTGAGAAGTTCACCGTGACCAGGATGAACGGCGACACGGTCGGTTACGACGGCGAGTACGACATCAAGGACGTCCCGCACGCCATCCGCCTGACCGACTCCGGCACCTTCGTGCACGGTAACTACTGGGGCGGCGACGCCTTCGGCAACTACAACGCCAGCCACGGCTGCATCGGCCTGCGGGACGTGCGCGGCGGCTACGACAGCTCCGTGGCGGCCGCCTGGTTCTTCAACCACTCGATGGTCGGCGACGTGGTGGTCGTGAAGAACTCCACCGACCCGACGGTCGACCCGGCCAACGGCCTCAACGGCTGGAACATCCCCTGGGCGGAGTGGAGCAAGTAG
- the glgX gene encoding glycogen debranching protein GlgX, which translates to MSSAAEQEAVAERATPDTVMNGASRKVPRPRVWPGASTPLGARFRVGPDGVAGTNFALWAGGAESVELCLFDEAGRETRARLTELTHEIWHGFVPGIMPGQRYGYRVHGRWDPWTGGRWNPAKLLLDPYARAVDGEFSLPPEVYGHVRDWPQQQVADTVRDERDSAPHVPKGVVVHDDDDWADDRRPKTPWADSVIYELHVRGFTRLHPGIPEELRGTYAGLAHPAAVEHLVKLGVTAVELLPVHQFAHEDHLLRRGLKNYWGYNSIGYFAPHAAYASAGTTGGQVGEFKRMVRALHAAGIEVILDVVYNHTAEAGELGPTLSLKGIDNRGYYRVQADARRYADYTGCGNTLHVVQPHVLRLITDSLRYWVTEMGVDGFRFDLAAALARSMHDVDMLSPFLAVIAQDPVLRRVKLIAEPWDVGSGGYQVGAFPPLWTEWNDRYRDAVRDFWRHALPDVREMGYRLSGSSDLYAWGGRRPYASVNFVTAHDGFTLRDLVSYDRKHNEANGEGNRDGTNDNRSWNGGAEGETADERVLALRRRQLRNLLTTLLLSTGVPMLVAGDELGRTQGGNNNAYCQDNEISWVDWALLEEPGWRALFDLTSRLIALRHRHPVLRRRAFFSGRAHSADGLRDLAWFTERGTEMTEGDWYAPAATLGMYLSGRDIPGRDERGALITDDSFLAVLHAGDRPVNFVLPGAPWAERYEVVVDTSREEQAEAPGVTHPAGMPVTVPGRAVLLLRVVG; encoded by the coding sequence GTGTCCAGCGCAGCCGAGCAGGAGGCGGTGGCGGAGCGCGCCACGCCGGACACCGTCATGAACGGTGCGTCACGCAAGGTGCCGCGACCACGCGTGTGGCCGGGCGCGTCCACACCACTGGGCGCCCGGTTCCGGGTCGGCCCGGACGGGGTCGCGGGCACCAACTTCGCCCTGTGGGCGGGTGGGGCGGAATCGGTCGAACTGTGTCTGTTCGACGAGGCCGGCCGGGAGACGCGTGCCCGGCTCACGGAGCTCACGCACGAGATCTGGCACGGCTTCGTGCCGGGGATCATGCCGGGCCAGCGTTACGGCTACCGGGTGCACGGCCGCTGGGATCCGTGGACCGGCGGCCGCTGGAACCCCGCGAAACTGCTCCTGGACCCGTACGCCCGGGCGGTGGACGGCGAGTTCAGCCTGCCGCCGGAGGTCTACGGGCACGTGCGTGACTGGCCCCAGCAGCAGGTCGCCGACACCGTGCGCGACGAACGGGACTCGGCGCCGCACGTCCCCAAGGGCGTCGTCGTGCACGATGACGACGACTGGGCCGACGACCGCCGCCCGAAGACCCCCTGGGCCGACTCGGTGATCTACGAGCTGCATGTGCGCGGCTTCACCCGGCTGCACCCGGGGATCCCGGAGGAACTGCGCGGCACCTACGCCGGTCTGGCGCATCCGGCGGCGGTGGAGCACCTGGTGAAGCTGGGCGTCACCGCGGTGGAGCTGCTGCCGGTCCATCAGTTCGCGCACGAGGACCATCTGCTGCGCCGGGGGCTGAAGAACTACTGGGGCTACAACTCGATCGGCTACTTCGCCCCGCACGCCGCGTACGCCTCGGCCGGGACGACGGGCGGGCAGGTCGGCGAGTTCAAGCGGATGGTGCGCGCGCTGCACGCGGCCGGCATCGAGGTCATCCTCGACGTCGTCTACAACCACACGGCGGAGGCCGGCGAGCTCGGGCCGACGCTGTCGTTGAAGGGCATCGACAACCGGGGCTACTACCGGGTTCAGGCGGACGCGCGCAGATACGCCGACTACACGGGCTGCGGCAACACCCTGCACGTGGTCCAGCCGCACGTGCTGCGGCTGATCACCGACTCGCTGCGCTACTGGGTGACGGAGATGGGCGTCGACGGCTTCCGCTTCGACCTGGCGGCGGCGCTGGCGCGCTCCATGCACGACGTCGACATGCTGTCCCCGTTCCTGGCGGTCATCGCGCAGGACCCGGTGCTGCGCCGGGTGAAACTCATCGCCGAGCCGTGGGACGTGGGCTCGGGCGGCTACCAGGTGGGCGCCTTCCCGCCCTTGTGGACGGAGTGGAACGACCGCTACCGCGACGCCGTACGGGACTTCTGGCGGCACGCGCTGCCGGACGTGCGGGAGATGGGCTACCGGCTGTCGGGGTCGAGCGACCTGTACGCGTGGGGCGGCCGCCGGCCCTACGCGTCGGTCAACTTCGTGACCGCGCACGACGGTTTCACCCTGCGCGACCTGGTGTCGTACGACCGCAAGCACAACGAGGCCAACGGCGAGGGCAACCGGGACGGTACGAACGACAACCGTTCCTGGAACGGCGGCGCCGAGGGCGAGACGGCCGACGAGCGGGTGCTGGCCCTGCGGCGCCGGCAGCTGCGGAACCTGCTCACCACCCTGCTGCTGTCGACGGGCGTGCCGATGCTGGTCGCGGGCGACGAACTGGGGCGCACCCAGGGCGGCAACAACAACGCCTACTGCCAGGACAACGAGATCAGCTGGGTGGACTGGGCACTGCTGGAGGAGCCGGGATGGCGGGCCCTGTTCGACCTCACCTCCCGGCTGATCGCGCTGCGCCACCGCCACCCGGTGCTGCGCCGTCGCGCCTTCTTCTCCGGGCGGGCACATTCGGCGGACGGGCTGCGCGACCTCGCCTGGTTCACCGAGCGGGGCACGGAGATGACCGAGGGGGACTGGTACGCGCCCGCGGCGACCCTCGGGATGTACCTGTCCGGTCGGGACATTCCCGGCCGGGACGAGCGGGGGGCCCTGATCACCGACGACAGCTTCCTCGCCGTTCTGCACGCCGGGGACCGGCCGGTGAACTTCGTCCTGCCGGGGGCGCCCTGGGCGGAGCGGTACGAGGTGGTCGTCGACACGTCGCGCGAGGAGCAGGCGGAGGCGCCGGGGGTGACGCATCCGGCGGGGATGCCGGTGACGGTGCCCGGGCGGGCGGTTCTGCTGCTGCGGGTGGTGGGGTGA
- a CDS encoding enoyl-CoA hydratase/isomerase family protein — protein MTVNLEVADGVGTLRLDRPPMNALDVATQDRLKELAEEATRRDDVRAVVVYGGEKVFAAGADIKEMQEMDHTAMVLRARALQDSFTAVARIPKPVVAAVTGYALGGGCELALCADFRIAGDDAKLGQPEILLGLIPGAGGTQRLSRLVGPSKAKDLIFTGRMVKADEALTMGLVDRVVPAADVYTEAHRWAAKLAQGPAIALRAAKESIDTGLETDIETGLAIERNWFAGLFATADREIGMRSFVEEGPGKAKFL, from the coding sequence ATGACCGTGAATCTCGAAGTCGCCGACGGCGTCGGCACGCTGCGTCTCGACCGCCCGCCCATGAACGCGCTGGACGTGGCCACCCAGGACCGGCTCAAGGAGCTCGCCGAGGAGGCGACCCGGCGTGACGACGTACGCGCGGTCGTCGTGTACGGCGGGGAGAAGGTGTTCGCGGCGGGCGCGGACATCAAGGAGATGCAGGAGATGGACCACACCGCGATGGTCCTGCGCGCCCGCGCCCTCCAGGACTCCTTCACGGCGGTGGCCCGCATCCCCAAGCCGGTCGTCGCGGCGGTGACCGGCTACGCGCTGGGCGGCGGCTGCGAGCTCGCGCTGTGCGCGGACTTCAGGATCGCCGGGGACGACGCCAAGCTGGGCCAGCCGGAGATCCTGCTGGGGCTGATCCCCGGCGCCGGCGGCACCCAGCGCCTCTCCCGGCTGGTGGGCCCCTCCAAGGCGAAGGACCTGATCTTCACCGGCCGGATGGTCAAGGCCGACGAGGCACTGACCATGGGTCTGGTGGACCGGGTCGTCCCGGCCGCCGACGTGTACACGGAGGCGCACCGCTGGGCCGCGAAGCTGGCGCAGGGTCCGGCTATCGCGCTGCGCGCCGCCAAGGAGTCGATCGACACCGGTCTGGAGACCGACATCGAGACGGGCCTGGCCATCGAACGGAACTGGTTCGCGGGTCTGTTCGCGACGGCCGACCGGGAGATCGGGATGCGCAGCTTCGTGGAGGAGGGCCCGGGCAAGGCCAAGTTCCTGTGA
- a CDS encoding L,D-transpeptidase: protein MRHVQGRARRAGVALAAVLTWAGLLAGAAGCTGDDSRSGLDRVLGKPPAPEDVIRVTPDDGTKGVRPEERLLVRVPGGRLESVKVVRSQDAQETPVPGRIAADGTSWRPDDDRLGLAARYTVDAVALDGDGNRSARHTTFTTYVPEERFIGYVTPENRSTVGTGMIVSLEFNREIDNRAAVQRAVRVTAEPAVDIRPHWFGDTRLDFRPEEYWAPGTRVTVRLGLRDVEGAPGVYGLQDKSFSFTVGRSQVSLVDAAKHTMQVRRDDELLATVPITAGAPKNTTYNGKMVVTEMLELTRMNGATVGFKKADGKGEYDIPDVPHAMRLTSSGTFLHGNYWAEDVFGRANVSHGCVGLRDVKGGASDTPAGWFFDRSLVGDVIEVVHSKDKQVAPDNGLGGWNMSWKEWIAGGAVK from the coding sequence GTGAGGCACGTACAAGGGCGCGCACGGCGCGCGGGGGTCGCACTGGCCGCCGTACTGACATGGGCAGGACTACTTGCCGGGGCCGCCGGTTGCACCGGCGACGACAGCCGGAGCGGACTCGACCGGGTGCTCGGCAAGCCCCCGGCACCCGAGGACGTCATCCGCGTCACCCCGGACGACGGCACGAAGGGGGTGAGGCCCGAGGAGCGGCTGCTGGTCCGGGTACCGGGCGGGCGGCTGGAGTCGGTGAAGGTCGTCAGGTCGCAGGACGCGCAGGAGACCCCGGTCCCGGGCAGGATCGCCGCGGACGGAACGAGCTGGCGGCCGGACGACGACCGGCTCGGGCTTGCCGCCCGCTACACCGTCGACGCCGTCGCCCTGGACGGCGACGGCAACCGCTCGGCCCGGCACACCACGTTCACCACGTACGTCCCGGAAGAGCGCTTCATCGGCTATGTCACTCCGGAGAACCGCTCCACGGTGGGCACCGGGATGATCGTCTCGCTGGAGTTCAACCGGGAGATCGACAACCGCGCCGCCGTCCAGCGCGCCGTCCGGGTCACGGCGGAGCCCGCGGTGGACATCCGGCCGCACTGGTTCGGTGACACCCGGCTCGACTTCCGGCCCGAGGAGTACTGGGCGCCCGGCACCCGGGTCACCGTCAGGCTCGGACTGCGGGACGTCGAGGGGGCGCCCGGTGTCTACGGGCTGCAGGACAAGTCGTTCTCCTTCACCGTCGGCCGAAGCCAGGTGTCCCTGGTGGACGCGGCGAAGCACACGATGCAGGTGCGACGCGACGACGAACTGCTGGCCACCGTGCCGATCACGGCCGGGGCGCCGAAGAACACCACCTACAACGGCAAGATGGTGGTGACCGAGATGCTGGAGCTGACCCGGATGAACGGCGCCACGGTCGGCTTCAAGAAGGCCGACGGCAAGGGCGAGTACGACATCCCGGACGTGCCGCACGCCATGCGGCTGACGAGCTCGGGCACCTTCCTGCACGGCAACTACTGGGCGGAGGACGTCTTCGGCCGGGCCAACGTGAGCCATGGCTGCGTGGGCCTCAGGGACGTCAAGGGCGGCGCCTCGGACACGCCCGCGGGCTGGTTCTTCGACCGCTCGCTCGTCGGTGACGTCATCGAGGTCGTGCACAGCAAGGACAAGCAGGTCGCCCCGGACAACGGGCTCGGCGGCTGGAACATGAGCTGGAAGGAGTGGATCGCCGGCGGCGCCGTGAAATGA
- a CDS encoding ATP-binding protein: MAGLEGIEQPRGPGRATAARWSPAVEDERALKALELFGNPTDGEVPLPSRPESAATARRLTQVVVLRQWGLTPKMTEDAVLLVSELVGNAVRHTGARVFGLRMRRRRGWIRVEVRDPSRGLPCLMPVQELDVSGRGLFLVDKLSDRWGVDLLPRGKTTWFEMRVADR, translated from the coding sequence ATGGCGGGGCTGGAGGGCATCGAACAGCCGCGGGGACCGGGCCGTGCGACCGCGGCGCGCTGGTCGCCTGCGGTCGAGGACGAACGGGCGTTGAAGGCGTTGGAGTTGTTCGGCAACCCGACCGACGGCGAGGTTCCGCTGCCGTCCCGGCCCGAGTCCGCCGCCACGGCCCGACGGCTGACCCAGGTCGTCGTCCTGCGGCAGTGGGGACTGACCCCCAAGATGACCGAGGACGCGGTCCTCCTCGTCTCCGAGCTCGTCGGCAACGCCGTACGGCACACCGGCGCCCGGGTCTTCGGCCTTCGGATGCGGCGCCGGCGCGGCTGGATCCGGGTCGAGGTCCGCGATCCCTCGCGGGGGCTGCCCTGTCTGATGCCGGTCCAGGAACTGGACGTCAGCGGGCGGGGGCTGTTCCTCGTCGACAAGCTGTCCGACCGGTGGGGCGTGGATCTCCTGCCCCGGGGCAAGACGACGTGGTTCGAGATGCGGGTCGCGGACCGCTAG
- a CDS encoding ABC transporter ATP-binding protein encodes MTAPTTASPVTDDACEVAPRTADDPFDKDVLPTPPGATGALLRSLLEPMRARVAFTSLLLLLQQAAVQAGPLLVAYAIDRAVPALRADDHGPLIVVGVGYLLCALASGGLQYAFLITSARVNQDALLDLRGRIFRHAQALSLDFHERYTSGRLISRSTTDVEALRELLSEGLQELVTVILSFLYISAMLLWLDLGLGAVAVASFVPLYLLVRIYQRRAGQVFRSRSTAIAAVIVRFVETMNGIRPVRAFRREDVNDADFRVLNRRHERINGNALLEMARYVVGSRLVANTAVAVIVLWGATRVADGSLELGVLAAAVLYLRRLYDPIDRLGMFLNSYQSAAASLEKIAGLLAQAPSVPEPSAPRELPALEGELPGREVLFDGVSFGYRTGGEILPRFDLVLPAGQTVAVVGSTGAGKSTLAKLLARFYDPSEGRVLLDGVDLRELAVPELRRGVVMVTQEAFLFSGTVAENIAIGRPDASREEIERAAKAIGAHEFISALPDGYDTDVRKRGGRISAGQRQLVAFARALLADPAVLILDEATSSLDIPGERAVQAAMATVLKGRTAVVIAHRLSTVEIADRVLVMEHGRIVEDGSPAALVAGTGRFADLHRAWRDSLA; translated from the coding sequence ATGACCGCCCCCACCACCGCTTCCCCCGTCACCGACGACGCCTGCGAGGTCGCCCCGCGGACCGCCGACGACCCCTTCGACAAGGACGTCCTGCCCACCCCGCCCGGCGCCACGGGCGCGCTGCTGCGTTCGCTGCTCGAGCCGATGCGGGCGCGGGTCGCGTTCACCTCGCTCCTGCTGCTGCTCCAGCAGGCTGCCGTGCAGGCAGGGCCGCTGCTGGTGGCGTACGCCATCGACCGCGCCGTACCGGCGTTGCGGGCCGACGACCACGGGCCGCTGATCGTGGTGGGCGTCGGCTATCTGCTGTGCGCGCTGGCCTCCGGCGGACTGCAGTACGCGTTCCTGATCACCTCCGCCCGCGTCAACCAGGACGCGCTGCTCGATCTGCGCGGCCGGATCTTCCGGCACGCGCAGGCGCTGAGCCTCGACTTCCACGAGCGCTACACCTCGGGCCGGCTGATCTCCCGCTCCACCACGGACGTGGAGGCGTTGCGCGAGCTGCTCAGCGAAGGTCTCCAGGAACTCGTGACGGTGATCCTGTCCTTCCTCTACATCTCGGCGATGCTGCTCTGGCTGGACCTGGGCCTCGGAGCCGTCGCGGTGGCCTCCTTCGTGCCGCTGTACCTCCTCGTCAGGATCTACCAGCGGCGCGCCGGGCAGGTGTTCCGGTCCCGCTCCACCGCGATCGCGGCCGTGATCGTGAGGTTCGTGGAGACGATGAACGGCATCCGGCCGGTGCGCGCCTTCCGCCGCGAGGACGTCAACGACGCCGACTTCCGCGTCCTGAACCGGCGGCACGAACGGATCAACGGCAACGCGCTTCTGGAGATGGCCCGGTACGTCGTCGGATCGCGGCTGGTCGCCAACACGGCGGTCGCGGTGATCGTGCTGTGGGGCGCCACCCGGGTGGCCGACGGCTCGCTGGAGCTGGGGGTGCTGGCGGCCGCCGTGCTGTACCTGCGGCGGCTGTACGACCCGATCGACCGGCTCGGCATGTTCCTCAACTCCTACCAGTCGGCGGCCGCCTCGCTGGAGAAGATCGCGGGGCTGCTGGCACAGGCGCCGTCCGTGCCGGAGCCGTCGGCGCCGCGGGAACTCCCGGCGCTCGAGGGCGAACTGCCCGGCCGGGAGGTCCTCTTCGACGGGGTCTCCTTCGGTTACCGCACGGGGGGCGAGATCCTGCCCCGCTTCGACCTGGTCCTTCCCGCCGGGCAGACCGTCGCCGTGGTCGGCTCGACCGGCGCGGGCAAGTCCACGCTGGCCAAGCTGCTCGCCCGCTTCTACGACCCGTCCGAGGGTCGGGTGCTGCTGGACGGGGTCGACCTGCGCGAGCTGGCCGTGCCCGAGCTGCGGCGCGGGGTGGTCATGGTGACCCAGGAGGCGTTCCTGTTCTCCGGCACGGTCGCCGAGAACATCGCCATCGGGCGGCCGGACGCGAGCCGGGAGGAGATCGAGCGGGCGGCGAAGGCGATCGGCGCGCACGAGTTCATCAGCGCCCTGCCCGACGGCTACGACACCGACGTACGCAAGCGCGGTGGCCGTATCTCCGCCGGGCAGCGTCAACTCGTCGCGTTCGCAAGGGCGTTGCTCGCCGACCCGGCGGTGCTGATCCTCGACGAGGCGACCAGCTCGCTCGACATCCCGGGCGAGCGGGCCGTGCAGGCGGCGATGGCGACGGTGCTGAAGGGCCGTACGGCGGTGGTGATCGCGCACCGGCTGTCGACCGTGGAGATCGCCGACCGGGTCCTGGTCATGGAGCACGGGCGGATCGTGGAGGACGGCAGCCCGGCCGCACTGGTCGCGGGCACCGGCCGGTTCGCGGACCTGCACCGGGCCTGGCGGGACAGTCTGGCGTGA